A portion of the Luxibacter massiliensis genome contains these proteins:
- the tgt gene encoding tRNA guanosine(34) transglycosylase Tgt, translating into MYELLKKDGLAKRGRLYTVHGVVETPVFMNVGTAAAIKGAVSTDDLRGIKTQVELSNTYHLHVRPGDTVVKKMGGLHRFMNWDRPILTDSGGFQVFSLAGLRKIKEEGVHFHSHIDGRKIFMGPEESMGIQSNLASTIAMAFDECPSSVADKGYIKNSVERTTRWLKRCKTEMNRLNALPGTINPHQMLFGINQGGIYEDIRIEHAQQITELDLDGYAVGGLAVGESHEDMYRILDAVVPWLPDEKPTYLMGVGTPANILEGVDRGVDFFDCVYPTRNGRHGHVYTNHGKLNLFNAKFETDARPIEEGCACPACRSFSRAYIRHLLKAKEMLGMRLCVLHNLYFYNTMMEEIRAAIEAGEYKAYKKKKLKGMQSVKEM; encoded by the coding sequence ATGTACGAATTATTGAAAAAGGACGGCCTTGCAAAACGGGGCCGTCTCTATACAGTGCACGGGGTGGTGGAGACACCGGTTTTTATGAATGTGGGGACAGCGGCAGCCATCAAAGGCGCTGTTTCTACTGATGACCTGAGGGGCATTAAGACACAGGTGGAGCTTTCCAACACATATCATCTCCATGTGCGTCCCGGAGATACAGTTGTCAAAAAAATGGGCGGCCTTCACCGATTTATGAACTGGGACAGGCCCATCCTTACTGATTCAGGAGGGTTCCAGGTGTTTTCACTGGCCGGGTTGAGGAAAATTAAAGAAGAAGGGGTACATTTCCACTCCCATATAGACGGGCGTAAAATTTTTATGGGGCCTGAGGAGAGTATGGGTATCCAGTCCAACCTTGCTTCTACGATTGCCATGGCTTTTGACGAGTGCCCGTCTAGTGTGGCAGACAAGGGGTATATAAAAAATTCTGTGGAGAGGACAACGCGGTGGCTGAAGCGCTGCAAAACAGAGATGAACCGGCTGAACGCACTTCCAGGTACAATCAACCCTCACCAGATGCTGTTTGGGATTAACCAGGGCGGTATATATGAGGATATCCGCATAGAACATGCACAGCAGATCACGGAACTTGATTTGGATGGATATGCCGTGGGAGGGTTGGCGGTGGGAGAGAGCCACGAGGATATGTACCGGATACTGGATGCAGTTGTCCCATGGCTGCCTGACGAAAAGCCAACCTATTTGATGGGGGTAGGAACTCCGGCCAATATACTGGAAGGCGTAGACCGAGGGGTGGACTTTTTTGACTGCGTATATCCAACCAGGAACGGACGGCACGGCCATGTCTATACAAACCATGGAAAGCTGAATCTTTTTAATGCAAAATTTGAGACAGACGCCCGCCCTATTGAGGAAGGATGTGCCTGTCCCGCATGCAGAAGTTTCAGCAGGGCATATATACGCCATCTTCTGAAAGCAAAAGAGATGCTGGGGATGCGCCTCTGCGTGCTCCACAATCTTTATTTCTATAATACAATGATGGAAGAAATCAGAGCGGCCATTGAGGCAGGTGAATATAAAGCATATAAAAAGAAGAAGCTTAAAGGTATGCAGTCTGTAAAAGAGATGTAG
- the yajC gene encoding preprotein translocase subunit YajC, protein MNGLLASSGAAGMGPIILIYVVVIGGMWFFLMRPQKKEQKRLQAMLSTMEVGDTALTTSGFYGVIIDITDDDVIVEFGNNKNCRIPMQKAAIAQIEKPSAE, encoded by the coding sequence ATGAATGGTTTATTAGCTTCAAGCGGAGCGGCGGGGATGGGTCCCATCATCCTGATTTATGTAGTGGTGATCGGCGGTATGTGGTTTTTCCTGATGCGCCCCCAGAAGAAGGAGCAAAAGAGACTGCAGGCAATGCTTTCCACAATGGAAGTGGGGGATACGGCGCTGACGACAAGTGGCTTTTACGGGGTGATTATTGACATTACGGATGACGATGTAATCGTAGAATTCGGAAATAACAAGAACTGCCGCATACCGATGCAGAAGGCGGCGATTGCGCAGATTGAGAAACCAAGTGCAGAGTAA
- a CDS encoding L,D-transpeptidase family protein encodes MSKNDKENLQGFDSEDKDLDEDYYFDEIDDTDEEYFLDEEISEEDEDYFLDDEEAGDAGESSGSVEAASVEKRASQTKTQEIPGRMPVSYSLEEEPDSEDIDIFEDEPEEKKTEKRKSRRKKGRQKRSMKKIWIVLGSIVAVLAAAYIGVSVFFMSHFFMNTEINGHDFSGKSVEDVVAYMKKEVKDYSLTIHEKDCKTDTIDGTEISLTYKENNDIKKALEEQNSFLWPVAFFSPNSAKVTVEVSYDTAALESKIQNLQAVTAEQVPPTSATPKFDGEKFVIEPEVTGTAVNMEVLKEKVNQYISKFNHELDMEKEECYAVPKYTSESEEVQKACDTMNNYTKASITYTMSEPAVVDKALISTWLSVDENMNVNFNEEAVRAWLTEFGDKYDTVGTTRTITTPDGKTTEVSGGTYGWSIDEETEFTALTNSIKNGETVEKEPAYYQTAASHGEADWGNTYAEVDLSAQRMWYVVDGAVVLATDVVTGFPTPDKETPSGVYNILELERNKTLVGEIVPETGKPEYETPVSFWMRITWTGIGFHDATWQPAFGGSLYTTVGSHGCINMPYDQAEALYNMLSIGVPVIMHY; translated from the coding sequence ATGAGCAAAAATGACAAGGAAAATTTGCAAGGCTTTGACTCTGAAGATAAGGATTTGGATGAAGATTACTACTTTGATGAAATAGACGATACTGACGAGGAGTATTTCCTGGACGAGGAGATCAGCGAAGAGGATGAGGACTATTTCCTGGACGACGAAGAGGCGGGTGATGCCGGGGAATCTTCTGGAAGTGTGGAAGCTGCATCTGTGGAAAAGCGCGCCAGCCAAACCAAGACACAGGAAATACCAGGGAGAATGCCTGTCAGCTATTCTCTGGAGGAAGAACCGGACAGCGAGGATATCGATATTTTTGAGGATGAACCTGAAGAAAAGAAGACAGAGAAAAGAAAGTCCCGGAGGAAAAAAGGCAGGCAGAAAAGAAGTATGAAAAAAATTTGGATAGTACTAGGCTCAATTGTGGCTGTGCTGGCCGCGGCATATATAGGTGTGTCGGTATTCTTTATGAGCCATTTCTTTATGAATACGGAGATAAATGGACACGACTTCTCGGGCAAAAGTGTTGAAGATGTTGTGGCCTATATGAAAAAGGAAGTCAAAGATTATAGTCTGACCATCCATGAAAAAGACTGCAAGACAGATACAATCGATGGCACAGAGATTTCACTGACTTACAAAGAAAATAATGATATCAAAAAAGCGCTTGAAGAACAGAATAGTTTTCTGTGGCCGGTGGCGTTCTTTTCTCCCAATTCAGCTAAAGTAACTGTAGAAGTATCTTATGATACTGCTGCCCTGGAATCTAAAATACAGAATTTACAGGCTGTGACGGCGGAACAAGTACCACCCACGTCAGCCACCCCGAAGTTCGACGGTGAAAAGTTCGTGATTGAGCCTGAGGTGACGGGGACTGCCGTAAATATGGAAGTGTTGAAGGAGAAGGTGAACCAATACATTTCAAAGTTTAACCACGAGCTGGATATGGAGAAGGAGGAGTGCTATGCGGTTCCTAAGTATACTTCAGAATCAGAGGAGGTCCAGAAGGCCTGCGACACTATGAACAACTATACCAAGGCGAGCATTACGTATACCATGTCCGAGCCGGCAGTGGTGGATAAAGCATTGATCTCCACATGGCTGTCTGTGGATGAGAATATGAATGTGAATTTCAATGAGGAGGCCGTGCGGGCATGGCTCACGGAATTTGGCGATAAGTATGATACGGTGGGAACTACGAGGACCATCACAACGCCGGATGGGAAGACAACGGAAGTGTCTGGCGGCACTTATGGCTGGTCTATTGACGAGGAGACAGAGTTCACAGCCCTTACTAACAGTATCAAGAATGGGGAGACAGTGGAGAAGGAGCCTGCCTACTATCAGACAGCCGCATCCCACGGGGAGGCTGACTGGGGAAATACATATGCAGAGGTAGATTTATCAGCGCAGCGTATGTGGTATGTTGTAGACGGGGCCGTGGTTCTTGCCACGGATGTTGTGACAGGCTTCCCCACCCCTGATAAGGAGACACCTTCCGGTGTTTACAATATCCTGGAGCTGGAGAGGAATAAGACATTGGTGGGGGAGATTGTCCCTGAGACGGGAAAGCCGGAGTATGAGACACCTGTTAGTTTCTGGATGCGGATTACATGGACAGGGATCGGATTCCATGACGCCACATGGCAGCCTGCATTCGGGGGTTCCCTGTACACGACCGTGGGTTCTCATGGGTGTATAAATATGCCCTATGACCAGGCTGAGGCATTATATAATATGTTATCTATCGGCGTGCCGGTAATCATGCACTATTAA
- the ilvD gene encoding dihydroxy-acid dehydratase → MRSDTVTKGSQQAPHRSLFNALGMTQEELDRPLVGVVSSYNEIVPGHMNLDKITEAVKMGVAMAGGTPIMVPAIAVCDGIAMGHVGMKYSLVTRDLIADSTEALAMAHQFDALVMIPNCDKNVPGLLMAAARINVPTIFVSGGPMLAGHVKGGKTSLSSMFEAVGSYAAGTITEEDLCEFENKACPTCGSCSGMYTANSMNCLTEALGMGLKGNGTIPAVYSARIKLAKHAGMQVMELVRKNIRPRDIMTKEAILNALTVDMALGCSTNSMLHLPAIAHEIGMDFEIDFANSISQKTPNLCHLAPAGHTYIEDLNEAGGVYAVMNELNKKGLLNTDCMTVTTKTVGENIQGCVNRDPEVIRPVENPYSETGGIAVLKGNLAPDGSVVKRSAVVPEMLVHEGPARIFESDEEATEAIKTGKIHPGDVIVIRYEGPKGGPGMREMLNPTSAIAGYGLGSTVALITDGRFSGASRGASIGHVSPEAAVGGPIALVEEGDIIKINIPELKLELDVSDEELRDRKAKWQPKEPKITSGYLARYAAMVTSGNRGAILEVPKND, encoded by the coding sequence ATGAGAAGTGATACAGTAACAAAGGGCAGCCAGCAGGCCCCCCACCGCTCATTGTTCAATGCGCTGGGGATGACACAGGAGGAACTTGACAGGCCCCTTGTAGGGGTAGTGAGTTCCTACAATGAGATCGTTCCGGGGCATATGAACCTGGATAAGATTACAGAGGCGGTAAAAATGGGCGTTGCTATGGCTGGGGGAACTCCAATCATGGTGCCTGCCATTGCAGTCTGTGATGGGATAGCCATGGGGCATGTGGGAATGAAATATTCTCTGGTTACGAGAGACTTGATTGCTGATTCCACAGAGGCTCTGGCCATGGCACACCAGTTTGATGCACTTGTTATGATTCCAAACTGTGATAAGAATGTCCCTGGACTTTTGATGGCGGCGGCCAGAATCAATGTGCCTACTATTTTTGTCAGCGGCGGCCCCATGCTTGCAGGACATGTAAAGGGTGGAAAGACCAGCTTATCTAGTATGTTTGAGGCTGTAGGCTCCTATGCGGCAGGCACAATTACAGAGGAAGACTTATGTGAATTTGAAAATAAAGCGTGTCCCACATGTGGGTCATGTTCCGGGATGTATACTGCCAACAGCATGAACTGCCTGACAGAGGCCCTTGGAATGGGACTTAAGGGGAACGGTACAATTCCGGCAGTCTATTCTGCCAGAATTAAGCTGGCCAAACATGCCGGCATGCAGGTTATGGAGTTGGTCAGGAAGAATATCCGTCCGAGAGACATTATGACAAAGGAGGCCATACTGAATGCCCTTACAGTAGATATGGCCCTTGGATGTTCTACCAATAGTATGCTGCATCTGCCGGCAATCGCCCATGAAATTGGGATGGATTTTGAGATTGATTTTGCAAATTCTATCAGCCAAAAAACTCCCAACCTCTGCCACCTTGCCCCGGCAGGCCATACATATATTGAAGATCTGAATGAAGCCGGCGGCGTGTATGCTGTCATGAATGAATTGAATAAGAAAGGACTGCTCAATACAGATTGTATGACAGTTACAACGAAGACTGTGGGAGAGAATATCCAGGGATGCGTCAACCGTGACCCGGAAGTAATCCGCCCTGTGGAGAACCCATACAGTGAGACAGGGGGGATAGCCGTACTTAAAGGGAATCTGGCGCCAGACGGCAGTGTGGTGAAACGTTCTGCCGTAGTTCCTGAGATGTTGGTGCACGAAGGGCCTGCCAGAATATTTGAGAGCGATGAGGAGGCCACCGAGGCTATTAAGACTGGAAAGATACATCCAGGAGACGTGATTGTGATTCGTTACGAAGGGCCAAAGGGGGGGCCGGGCATGAGAGAGATGCTCAACCCCACATCAGCGATTGCCGGATACGGGTTAGGATCCACAGTAGCATTGATCACAGACGGGCGTTTCAGCGGCGCTTCCAGAGGCGCATCCATCGGCCATGTATCGCCGGAGGCTGCAGTGGGAGGCCCTATTGCCCTAGTGGAAGAAGGGGATATCATTAAAATCAATATTCCTGAACTGAAGTTAGAGCTAGATGTATCCGACGAGGAATTAAGAGACAGGAAGGCCAAATGGCAGCCTAAGGAGCCGAAAATTACATCTGGATACCTGGCCCGGTATGCTGCCATGGTTACATCTGGTAACCGGGGGGCCATTCTTGAAGTACCAAAGAACGATTAG
- the leuB gene encoding 3-isopropylmalate dehydrogenase — MKLNIGVIKGDGIGPEIVAEAMKVLDKVGEVYGHECIYTQLLMGGASIDVNGVPLTEETVAQAKASDAVLMGSIGGDAKTSPWYQLEPSKRPEAGLLKIRKELNLFANLRPAVLYDELKGACPLKEEITEGGFDMMIMRELTGGLYFGRRKTVQVDGVLTACDELTYNENEIRRIAKRGFDIARKRRQKVTSVDKANVLDSSRLWRKVVEEVAAGYPDVELEHMLVDNCAMQLVRNPRQFDVILTENMFGDILSDEASMVTGSIGMLASASLNETKFGLYEPSGGSAPDIAGKGIANPIATVLSAAMMLRFTFDLDREAEAVEKAVSRVLEDGFRTMDIMSDGKKQVGTAEMGDRICSYIG; from the coding sequence ATGAAACTGAACATTGGAGTGATTAAGGGGGACGGCATCGGCCCGGAGATAGTGGCTGAGGCCATGAAAGTCCTGGATAAAGTTGGGGAGGTGTACGGCCACGAGTGCATATATACACAGCTTCTGATGGGCGGAGCCTCCATCGATGTAAACGGCGTGCCGCTGACTGAAGAGACGGTTGCCCAGGCAAAGGCCAGCGACGCTGTCCTGATGGGATCCATTGGAGGGGATGCAAAGACCTCGCCCTGGTATCAGCTGGAGCCATCTAAAAGGCCGGAGGCAGGACTTTTAAAGATCAGAAAAGAATTGAATTTGTTTGCAAACTTAAGGCCTGCAGTGCTCTATGATGAACTTAAGGGGGCATGCCCCTTGAAAGAAGAGATCACAGAAGGCGGCTTTGATATGATGATTATGCGCGAACTGACCGGGGGACTGTATTTTGGCAGGCGTAAGACAGTCCAGGTTGACGGGGTCCTGACTGCCTGTGATGAGCTTACATATAATGAAAATGAAATCCGCCGGATTGCAAAGCGGGGTTTTGACATTGCCAGGAAGAGGAGGCAGAAAGTGACCAGTGTGGATAAGGCGAATGTGCTGGATTCTTCACGGCTATGGAGGAAGGTTGTGGAAGAAGTCGCAGCCGGCTATCCAGACGTGGAGCTTGAGCATATGCTGGTAGACAATTGCGCCATGCAGCTTGTCAGGAATCCCCGTCAGTTTGATGTTATTTTGACAGAGAATATGTTTGGCGATATCTTGTCAGATGAGGCCAGTATGGTGACAGGATCTATCGGGATGCTGGCTTCAGCCAGCCTAAATGAGACAAAATTTGGCCTTTATGAGCCAAGCGGCGGTTCAGCGCCTGATATTGCGGGGAAAGGGATTGCCAATCCTATTGCCACAGTCTTATCTGCAGCCATGATGCTCCGTTTTACATTTGACCTGGACCGGGAGGCGGAAGCTGTGGAAAAAGCTGTTTCCAGGGTGCTTGAGGACGGATTCCGCACTATGGATATCATGTCAGATGGGAAGAAGCAGGTTGGCACTGCAGAGATGGGCGACAGGATCTGTTCCTATATTGGATGA
- the aroC gene encoding chorismate synthase, which yields MSGSTFGKLFQVTTWGESHGAAIGAVIDGCPAGLKLDEADIQRYLDRRKPGQSKYATKRNEADQVEILSGIFEGRTTGTPISLLVRNQDQRSRDYGNIAYTYRPGHADFTFTSKYGFRDYRGGGRSSGRETIGRVAAGAVASLLLKEIGIHLVSYAKSIGPVTVPAEAYHFSEITQNPLCMPDNKAAAKAAEHLDTLMKNQDSCGGTIECTITGLPAGLGEPVFDKLDACLARAVMSIGAIKAVEIGDGILAGASTGSQNNDAFVLSDGKVCKQTNHSGGTLGGMSDGSPLILRATVKPTASISQTQQSVTESGEEVSLSIHGRHDPIIVPRAVVVVEAMAALTIADLLLQNMGSRLDKVKDYYTEEKNVQ from the coding sequence ATGAGCGGCTCAACATTTGGTAAACTATTCCAGGTAACAACATGGGGAGAATCCCATGGTGCGGCAATCGGCGCCGTCATCGACGGATGTCCTGCCGGGCTTAAACTGGATGAAGCAGATATACAGCGCTATCTTGACCGGAGAAAACCAGGACAGAGCAAGTATGCCACTAAAAGAAATGAGGCGGACCAAGTGGAGATTTTGTCTGGAATTTTTGAAGGCAGAACTACAGGCACGCCAATCTCACTGCTTGTCCGCAACCAGGACCAGCGTTCCCGCGATTATGGCAATATTGCATACACTTACCGTCCCGGCCACGCAGATTTTACTTTTACTTCCAAATATGGGTTCCGGGATTACCGCGGCGGAGGGCGTTCCTCTGGCCGGGAGACAATAGGGCGGGTGGCAGCCGGTGCTGTCGCTTCATTATTATTAAAGGAAATAGGGATTCATCTGGTTTCTTATGCAAAGTCCATTGGGCCAGTCACAGTTCCTGCTGAAGCCTACCATTTTTCCGAAATCACCCAGAACCCTCTCTGTATGCCTGACAATAAGGCGGCTGCAAAGGCCGCCGAGCATCTGGACACATTGATGAAAAACCAGGATTCCTGCGGAGGAACTATAGAGTGTACCATCACCGGCCTTCCTGCCGGACTGGGGGAGCCTGTATTCGACAAATTAGACGCCTGCCTTGCCAGAGCCGTCATGTCCATCGGTGCCATAAAAGCGGTGGAGATTGGGGACGGCATTCTTGCAGGCGCTTCCACAGGCAGCCAGAACAACGATGCCTTCGTCCTGTCCGACGGAAAAGTTTGTAAGCAGACAAACCATTCTGGAGGGACACTGGGCGGAATGAGCGACGGTTCCCCTTTAATCCTGCGCGCCACAGTCAAGCCTACTGCTTCCATCTCACAGACACAGCAAAGTGTCACCGAAAGCGGCGAGGAAGTCAGCCTCTCTATCCATGGGCGGCATGACCCTATTATCGTCCCTAGGGCAGTCGTGGTGGTGGAGGCCATGGCGGCCCTCACAATCGCCGATCTGCTCCTGCAAAATATGGGCAGCCGGCTGGATAAAGTCAAAGACTACTATACGGAGGAAAAGAATGTCCAATAA